GGTTGTAGGTTCAAACCCACCATTTGGAGAGGTTGTTGTCTTAGAGCTGCCCTTGCCCTGCCCTCCGGTCGCTGCGGTGCCTTCTGCATTGGCTCCAGTGAcactttcttcttccccttcttctccaTCGTCTCCTCCGCTGCTGCCGTTGCCGTTTTCTGCCTCTGTGCTGTTGGTACTGGTGCCGTTTATGCCTTGTTCGTTTTCATCCACTTCCGCTTCGCTTTCTtcgttttcattttcttcctcttcctcctcttcttcttcatcactttccttctcttttgtgGCTTTGTTTGTTATATCACCGGCCTGTAAGGAAACGTTTGAAAGAACCCAAATCTAGCTGtgagaaatgtaaaatttaaggCCATCACGTCATGCAACACAATACTGACAGCCTTATTCTAGGCGTCTTATTTGAATTAAGACcaatttaatttacaaaatgaTTGGGGGCTTTGAAACTTCAGGATAAACCCCTTTGTCATGGGTTTTGATGGGGAAGCGTGCCATTATTTAAAGATAATGCCTTTCCTGGGGGATAGTCTTCCTATCTTTTTGCTGCTCACTTTCTCTGTCTTGGAATTCTCTTCCATGGAATGACATGGTATCTCTCAGGACCTTTTATCCATGCCTAGATGTGTGTTCTTAGTCTTCCGTTATAATGTAAAAGTCAGTATAATAACATGGTGGGAGAACTTGCctgggagaagatattttcttatttgtaaatagGAAAATTGTATCTGCTCTCACTTTTTCAACGAGTTAATGAAGATAGTATAAAATACTATGTGTGTAGTGTTAGGATACCCTTAGACTCctgtaaaaaagtttttaaaagattgaacattatcattattactaatGGTAATAATTTCATTTTGGAGGAATAATTCCATTGTTACCTTCTTGGGAAGCTGGATTGCAGCTAACCCTGTATACCCTGTGCCAGGCGTGGCGTCCTCTCCATAGCCCAGTGTTGTAGCAGAAAGTGTGGTATTCTCAGCCTCAGAGTCTTCATCTTCATTCGATTCTTCATTGTTTTCTCCTTCATTTGAggtctccttttaaaaatattcatagtaggaaaaattattttacctgGAAGATAGTTCAAGATTTACTGGAGCTGTGAATCATTTGTTTAAGGTTTATTATTTGGAAAAACTTAGCATCTCTCAGCTGGCTGATCACTCAAAGCCTGCCTTCCCTTATGCCATTTGCATTTCTCACTTCTAAGAGCTCAACTCCAAGTTATTTAATCCTCCTTACTCCACACTATATGTTTTAGATATTTCTGCTTTgtattttatcaattaaaaaatacttgtgTTTCAGGCATTTGacacatcattttttttctgtacaaaGAGGAAACTAAACACTCTAAGAAATTCTTAGTGACATATTATTGcatgaaggtttttttttgtttgttttgttttgtttttacacagAGTTgtgctctgttgctaggctggagtgcagtggtgagatcttggctcactgcaacctctgcctcctgggttcaagcgattctcctgtctcagcctacccagcagctgagactacaggcacatgccaccacacccagctaatttttgtatttttagtagaaacggggtttcaccgtgttggccaggatgatctcgatctcttgacttcgtgatctgcccgcctcgacctcccaaagtgctgggattacaggcttgagccactgctcccagtctgcatgaagatgttttaaaaaattaatactctTCAAATGAATGTCTATTAAAATCTTTAGTGTTTCATCTTTTGCCTTTTATCATGTTGTGAggcaattgttttttaatttagttgATCTCAGTGTAATTTGTAGCTAATAATAAAAGTCAAGATTTCCTATATATAcgatttatttactttaaacaaATACTGGAAAATTGAATTCATTTCAATGCATTTTAAGAGATTGTGATAActttaaagtttaaaacaaacaaacaaatatttagcCTTTTATTAAAACAGAGTGACTAAAGCACCACGTTTGTCTCATCAAATTTGTAAATTTCACTATTTCAGTGAAGGGTTGCAGTACTACCAGAGTATACCCCAAACAGTCTCCAAGCTAATTGTGTCAAATATCCCCAAAACACCATgctgtttatttattgttttatgtttatgCTTTATTCCAACAGATGTTTCAGAGGTAGAAGGAGAAATATATGCTAGCATCCTTAGAAAGATCCCCAGAGTAGAAGAATATACTATTTGCAGTTGAAAAATCTGATTGGGTTGTATGAGTCACGTGAGGTCAAACAGATAGCAGTTTATTGGTGGTAGGGTCACAACTAAAGACCCAATATCCcaacttttatattttctcttacaacaccttttcttttcccagatactttatttttaaggATGTTCTGCTGCACATGAGTTAAATAGGAAAATAGGTCACTGTTGATGGGTATGAGGCTCCACAAATTTATTGGATAGaaaaatagcactaatttgtTCTTACAAAGATATTATCAACTGGCTAGATTGGCTAACAAGACTGAAAgaagcaagtgttggtgagaatgtggagcaaccggaaccctcatacactgatGGTGAGAGTTTACCTGAGTACGTCTGTTTTGGAAAGCTGGTTGCCATCTACTAAGGTTGAATATATGCCTCAGTAGATTTTGACTCTGAAATTTCACTTTTAGGTGAAATGGCATCGAGAAATGAATATGTATATGTTCACCAGAATAAGTTCTAAAAAGTTCATAGCAGCACTTTGTAATCACCCAAACTTGGAAATTacttaagtgcccatcaacagaagaataacACATTTTGGTATATTCACATAATGAAATACTGACAATGAGAATAATTGATCTACAACTACAGAACAACAATGGATGAATCTCTAAATCTGAGAGCGAAGAAGTGACACACAAAGAGTAAATGATGTATGATCCTACATTTATAATATACAAAAACAGGCCAAAGTCAATCCATTAAGAGTCAAAATAGTGCTTGCCTTTGGTAGGGGTTTGTTAATGAGTGGAATGGAACACAAGGCACACACTGCTTTTTGATATGAGTGCTAGTTTCACTTATGTGTTCAATTTCTGAAATTTCAATGAGATGTATAATTAGgataattttattatgtatatttcaaTCAAAGTTTCTTTtatggccgagtgcggtggctcacacctgtaatcccagcactttgggaggctgaggcgggtggatcacaaggtcaggagattgagaccatcctggctaacatggtgaaaccccatctctactaaaaatacaaaaaattagccagacgtggtggcgggtgcctgtagtcccagctactcgggaggctgaggcaggagaatggcgtgaacctgggaggtgcagcttgcagtgagccgagatcaagccactgaactccagcctgggcaacagagcgagactcagtctcaaaaaaaaaaaagtttcttttatgAGACTAAATAGTttaggagtggaaaaaggaaatgtgTGATCACCAAATAGAAAATATGCCTAAATATTCTCCTCATACAAATACAATCCCTGGGGACTCTATATTTAACTTAAATTGCTAATAACATTTTAGAGAACGAGGAAAAAAGATGTTTCAGAATCTCTTCAGGATGAAAGACTTCTGGTTTTATTTATCCGCTTTTCCATTACTACTTGTAATGAATGAAGTTTGTTGCATTTATTCCTCTGAAGTTTCAAAACCAAACCACCATGTATTTACTGGGCACCACATATGTATAAGAAATCATGCTAGGCAGCATGAAGAGATATAAAACTGAGTAGCATGGCTCTTCCCCAAAGCAGGGATTTTAACCTACGGTCATGAGGTGTCTGCAGATACATTCTGGGAAGACCTTAAATGTTCAGAGATCCTTGGCAAAATTTTGTGTGTACTTGATTTCATCAGAGTCCCCAAAGAAATCCTAGTCTTCCTCAGTCctcaaccaccaccacaacaaatgAAGAGCCACTCCCAAAAGATATGCAATCTAGTTGGGAAATGTAGTTGACAAGGCAATAGCTATAACTAAATGGATAACCCTAGCCTAGTTCTTATGTAAGATTGCTATGTGGAACTCCAGCAGAAATGTTGTGGGATTTAGTGGGTGGCATTTTTCCTGGTACTGGCTTAACATTCTTGTAAGGCCTTCCTTTAAGATGTTAGTATAAACTATGATACGGGAAATGTTActtttatagttaaaaatataCCAAACTAATGATTCCTCACTTTTCAAGTTGCCACACCATTTTGTTTTCAAGATAGCTGTTAATACATGATCCATTTTTGATTATCATTTTCCATTCATAAATAGCACCTGAGAAAACCTGAATTTAAAAGGTTCCTAAACCAGTCGTAGCTATAATTGACTATGCGGGAAAGATGCATCCTAATTGGTATGTTTCCTTAGGCAAGAGTGTCAGTTATAAACATGGTAGCACAATTTCCAAGACATGTAGATGATTCTTAGCCCGGGACTACACTAATCTGTAAAACtatatgggaagatatttatATACCTATGAATTTTATTACTACCAAAAAAGACgtatgatttttttgttgttgtttttgttttttttttttctgtgacagagtcttgctctgttgtgcagactggagtgcagtgacaggatcttggctcactgcaacctccaccttccgggttcaagtgattctcatgtctcagcttctcgagtgacaggaattacaggtgcatgccaccacacctggctaatttttgtatgtttagtagagacagggtttcaccatgttggccaggctggtctcaaactcctgacctcaagtgatctgcctgccttggcctctcagagtgttgggattacaggcatgagccaccacaccaagcctgaaatttctttaaaaagaataaccCTACTTTGTGGGTTATGAAAGGCTGATGAATCACAACAATATTGTAGAGGAGATACACTGGTTTTTACATATTACCCTCTtggtaaattaaattttaaagttcAGTCCTTAAAACAAGTCTTGCACTGAGTTTAGGATTATTATTCACTTGTCTTCTAACATCATGTTCTATCCACCTAAATAGAAGTAATGCTATCTGTTGCTTTTTATCAGATTTTATACTACTTCTACTTAAaagggagacatttttggttttgaGCACCATTTGTAAGTATCTTCAACCCCAAACTGCAATAGTGTTTTAAACAGGTCATGTTAGTGGAtcctaatttaaataaaattctacttctccAAAATAGGATATTATGGGCAGTTACTAAAGTGACAATGGCTATTTTCTGAGTCCAGACTGCAAAAGACTagtttcctatttgttttttgtgCTGTGTGCTTTATTATGAAAAGATTGCAAAATTCCttacctcttcttcctcctcctcttctgaactatcatctccattttcttCGGATGAGTCACTACTgccctaaaaatatatatacatgtatgtatactcTTACCTGTGTACAAATATATTCAACAGCAATTTAAATTTCCTGCTAATTGAATCacaataaaatacacacaaatatttactcaATCTAATTAGTATT
The nucleotide sequence above comes from Symphalangus syndactylus isolate Jambi chromosome 10, NHGRI_mSymSyn1-v2.1_pri, whole genome shotgun sequence. Encoded proteins:
- the IBSP gene encoding integrin-binding sialoprotein, producing the protein MKTALILLSILGMACAFSMKNLHRRVKIEDSEENGVFKYRPRYYLYKHAYFYPHLKRFAVQGSSDSSEENGDDSSEEEEEEEETSNEGENNEESNEDEDSEAENTTLSATTLGYGEDATPGTGYTGLAAIQLPKKAGDITNKATKEKESDEEEEEEEEENENEESEAEVDENEQGINGTSTNSTEAENGNGSSGGDDGEEGEEESVTGANAEGTAATGGQGKGSSKTTTSPNGGFEPTTPPQVYRTISPPFGKTTTVQYEGEYEYTGANEYDDGYEIYESENGEPRGDNYRAYEDEYSYFKGQGYDVYDGQNYYHHQ